From a region of the Micropterus dolomieu isolate WLL.071019.BEF.003 ecotype Adirondacks linkage group LG21, ASM2129224v1, whole genome shotgun sequence genome:
- the mob1a gene encoding MOB kinase activator 1A, with product MSFLFGSRSSKTFKPKKNIPEGSHQYELLKHAEATLGSGNLRQAVMLPEGEDLNEWIAVNTVDFFNQINMLYGTITEFCTETSCSVMSAGPRYEYHWADGTNIKKPIKCSAPKYIDYLMTWVQDQLDDETLFPSKIGVPFPKNFMSVAKTILKRLFRVYAHIYHQHFDSVMQLQEEAHLNTSFKHFIFFVQEFNLIDRRELAPLQDLIEKLGSKDR from the exons ATGAGCTTCCTGTT TGGCAGTCGCTCATCCAAGACCTTCAAGCCGAAGAAGAACATCCCAGAGGGCTCCCACCAGTATGAGCTGCTGAAACACGCTGAGGCAACCCTGGGCAGTGGAAACTTGAGACAGGCTGTCATGTTGCCTGAGGGAGAGGATCTCAATGAGTGGATTGCTGTCAACA CGGTAGATTTCTTCAACCAGATCAACATGCTGTATGGCACCATTACTGAGTTCTGCACTGAGACCAGCTGCTCTGTTATGTCTGCGGGACCAAG ATATGAGTATCACTGGGCTGATGGCACCAATATTAAGAAGCCTATCAAATGCTCCGCGCCCAAGTACATCGACTACCTGATGACCTGGGTGCAGGATCAACTGGACGATGAGACACTTTTCCCCTCCAAGATAG GAGTTCCCTTTCCGAAGAACTTCATGTCTGTGGCCAAAACCATCCTGAAGCGTCTGTTCAGGGTTTACGCTCACATCTACCACCAACATTTTGACTCTGTGAtgcagctgcaggaggaggcCCACCTCAACACCTCCTTCAAGcacttcattttctttgttcag GAGTTCAACCTTATCGACAGGCGAGAGCTTGCTCCCCTGCAGGACTTGATCGAGAAGCTTGGATCCAAGGACAGATAG